In one window of Pieris brassicae chromosome 10, ilPieBrab1.1, whole genome shotgun sequence DNA:
- the LOC123715061 gene encoding semaphorin-2A-like — protein sequence MAGGQRQWLVALVWAALGSVLADSWTTYQEQPCCRPVTHHRVRHHRDHIREFACGTLFYRSLYINEERNTLYVGAMDRIFKLNLTDISQSHCERDALLLEASNVARCVSKGKSEPFECRNHIRVLQPLGDGERLYVCGTNAHSPKDWVVYLNLTHLPRHEYVPGVGLGVAKCPYDPADNSTAVWVNRGNPGGLPALYAGTNAEFTKADPVIFRNDLFDLRTGQKRFNFKRTLKYDSKWLDKTNFVGSFDVGEYVLFFFRETAVEFMNCGKAVYSRVARVCKQDTGGKHILSQNWATYLKARLNCSIPGEFPFYFDEIQSVYQMPGDSSKFYAAFTTGASDGLVGSAICTFTMEDIQEAFAGRFKEQATSSSAWLPVLRARVPEPRPGTCVNNTEALPDSVLNFIRSHPLMDSAVRHEGDAPAFYKRDLVLTTLVVDRQTVDMLAQDITYTVFYAGTSAGEVYKIVQWAGGGSRVVDIWQAAGDEPVRALALSRLTHALYLATDNRLRQLPLHACAHRYDSCVRCVLDPYCGWDKEVGACRSYTPGLLHDATNSTPSICEASAPLKTVRAGYGQSVHLAAFAKTPQVLTDQIVAWYHHSRERGRYKISYNSERVLLTSERGLVLLAVTESDRGRYECYFGPILVASYNLDIDMHRCTQPNKSQEYRQVYSDWCHEFEKYKSAMKAWESRQLQCSKNMNSNQQNNMSNEIVASLR from the exons atCACATCAGAGAGTTTGCGTGCGGGACGTTGTTCTATCGTTCCTTATACATTAATGAAGAAAGGAACACACTTTATGTTGGTGCTAT gGATCgaatatttaagttaaatttaacagATATTAGTCAATCACATTGTGAG AGAGACGCTCTATTATTAGAGGCAAGTAATGTAGCTCGTTGTGTAAGCAAAGGAAAATCAGAGCCATTTGAATGTAGAAACCACATTCGAGTATTGCAGCCTCTTGGTGATGGAGAAAGGTTGTACGTGTGCGGTACAAACGCTCATAGCCCCAAAGATTGGGTGGTCTAT TTAAATCTAACGCACCTGCCACGGCACGAATATGTGCCAGGAGTTGGACTTGGCGTGGCCAAGTGCCCCTATGACCCGGCGGACAACAGCACCGCAGTGTGGGTCAATCGGGGCAACCCTGGTGGCCTGCCAGCGCTGTACGCCGGAACGAATGCCGAATTCACTAAGGCTGATCCGGTCATATTCCGGAACGACCTATTCGATTTACGAACGGGTCAAAAGAGGTTCAATTTTAAACGGACGTTGAAGTACGACTCGAAATGGTTGGACA AAACCAATTTTGTGGGATCGTTCGATGTTGGGGAGTACGTTTTGTTCTTTTTTCGGGAAACCGCCGTGGAGTTCATGAACTGCGGCAAAGCTGTTTACTCTCGAGTGGCGAGAGTGTGCAAACAAGACACTGGTGGCAAGCATATACTGAGCCAGAATTGGGCCACTTATTTAAAAGCCAGACTGAATTGCAGCATACCTGGAGAGTTTCCCTTCTACTTTGATGAGATAC AAAGCGTATATCAGATGCCGGGTGATAGCAGTAAATTCTATGCGGCCTTCACAACCGGTGCAAGCGATGGTCTGGTTGGATCAGCCATCTGCACATTTACGATGGAAGACATACAGGAAGCCTTCGCTGGAAGGTTCAAAGAACAG GCCACATCAAGCTCGGCGTGGTTGCCTGTGCTCCGCGCCCGTGTGCCGGAACCACGTCCAGGCACGTGTGTCAACAATACAGAGGCGTTGCCCGATAGCGTGCTCAATTTTATCAG GTCTCACCCACTAATGGACTCTGCTGTGAGACATGAGGGTGATGCTCCAGCTTTCTACAAGCGAGATCTCGTCCTGACTACACTGGTGGTAGATCGGCAGACAGTTGACATGCTGGCCCAGGATATCACTTACACTGTGTTCTATGCGGGGACTA GTGCTGGTGAAGTGTATAAGATCGTTCAGTGGGCTGGAGGCGGATCCCGCGTGGTAGATATATGGCAAGCGGCGGGCGATGAACCCGTCCGTGCGCTTGCGCTGTCGAGGCTCACCCATGCCCTCTACTTGGCTACAGACAACAGATTACGTCAGCTACCTTTACATGCGTGCGCGCATCG GTATGACAGCTGTGTGCGCTGTGTCCTAGATCCATATTGCGGTTGGGATAAAGAGGTCGGCGCATGTCGGTCCTACACTCCAGGATTACTCCATGACGCTACAAATTCCACTCCATCTATTTGCGAAGCGAGCGCCCCTTTAAAAACAGTCAGAGCTGGTTATGGACAGAGCGTGCACCTCGCCGCGTTTGCCAAGACGCCGCAAGTTTTGACAGATCAAATCGTCGCCTGGTACCATCATTCGAGAGAGAGGGgcagatataaaataagttataa TTCGGAGCGAGTTTTGTTGACATCCGAGCGTGGTTTGGTGCTACTGGCAGTTACAGAATCTGACAGGGGCCGGTATGAGTGCTACTTTGGACCCATTCTGGTTGCTTCGTACAATTTGGACATAGATATGCAcag ATGTACGCAGCCAAATAAATCACAGGAGTACAGGCAAGTGTACTCTGATTGGTGTCATGAGTTTGAAAAGTACAAGAGCGCTATGAAAGCGTGGGAGTCTCGTCAATTG cAATGTTCGAAAAACATGAATTCAAACCAGCAGAACAATATGAGCAACGAGATTGTCGCTTCGCTGCGGTGA